The following coding sequences are from one Geodermatophilus normandii window:
- a CDS encoding peptidoglycan D,D-transpeptidase FtsI family protein: MNAPLRKVAISVLVLFTLLIVNVNYIQVVRSDELREDSGNTRVLSEEYSRERGSIVVDGTEVALSTPTQDTLTYLRQYPQGPTYAAVTGYYSLLYNSAQMERAANDVLAGSDARLFTRRLADLFTGRDPAGGDVVLTLDPAVQEAAMAGLDGVTGAVVALDPSTGAVLGMASTPTYDPGQLSSHDPDAIRAYADELEAMDPDPRLNRAIQDNYPPGSVFKVIVSAAALSSGEYTPDTVIPAPDLLTLPGTSTTLENFGGSSCSSSQEQSLIDALTISCNTAFAQLGIDLGEDRVREMAEAFGMTGERMEIPLDVAGSSVGDIESEAALGQSSIGQRDVRMTPLQAAMVAAAVGNDGTLMTPYLVDQVRAPDLTVIDRSDPEELSSPVTSEVADQLQEMMESVVANGSGRAARIPGVAVAGKTGTAQVAEGVPDHNWFIGFAPADDPQIAVAVFVANGGGTGGDTSAPIARDVMQAHLEGQGG, encoded by the coding sequence GTGAACGCGCCCCTGCGCAAGGTGGCGATCAGCGTGCTGGTGCTCTTCACGCTGCTGATCGTCAACGTCAACTACATCCAGGTCGTGCGCTCCGACGAGCTGCGCGAGGACTCGGGCAACACCCGGGTGCTCAGCGAGGAGTACTCCCGGGAGCGCGGCTCGATCGTCGTCGACGGCACCGAGGTCGCGCTGTCGACGCCCACCCAGGACACGCTGACCTACCTGCGCCAGTACCCGCAGGGGCCGACGTACGCCGCGGTCACCGGGTACTACTCGCTGCTCTACAACAGCGCGCAGATGGAGCGGGCGGCCAACGACGTGCTCGCCGGCTCCGACGCGCGGCTGTTCACCCGGCGGCTGGCCGACCTGTTCACCGGCCGCGACCCGGCCGGCGGCGACGTCGTCCTGACCCTCGACCCCGCCGTGCAGGAGGCCGCGATGGCCGGGCTCGACGGGGTCACCGGCGCCGTCGTCGCGCTCGACCCGTCGACCGGCGCGGTGCTCGGCATGGCCAGCACGCCGACCTACGACCCGGGGCAGCTGTCCAGCCACGACCCCGACGCGATCCGCGCCTACGCCGACGAGCTGGAGGCGATGGACCCCGACCCGCGGCTGAACCGGGCGATCCAGGACAACTACCCGCCGGGGTCGGTCTTCAAGGTCATCGTGTCGGCGGCCGCGCTGTCCAGCGGCGAGTACACCCCGGACACCGTCATCCCCGCTCCTGACCTGCTGACCCTGCCGGGCACCTCCACGACGCTGGAGAACTTCGGCGGGTCCTCGTGCAGCAGCAGCCAGGAGCAGTCGCTGATCGACGCGCTGACCATCTCCTGCAACACCGCCTTCGCCCAGCTCGGCATCGACCTCGGCGAGGACCGCGTGCGGGAGATGGCCGAGGCGTTCGGCATGACCGGCGAGCGCATGGAGATCCCGCTGGACGTCGCCGGGAGCAGCGTCGGCGACATCGAGAGCGAGGCGGCGCTGGGCCAGAGCTCGATCGGCCAGCGCGACGTCCGGATGACCCCGCTGCAGGCCGCCATGGTCGCCGCGGCCGTGGGCAACGACGGGACGCTGATGACGCCCTACCTCGTCGACCAGGTGCGCGCGCCCGACCTCACCGTGATCGACCGGTCCGACCCGGAGGAGCTCTCCTCCCCGGTCACGTCCGAGGTCGCCGACCAGCTGCAGGAGATGATGGAGAGCGTCGTGGCCAACGGCAGCGGCCGGGCCGCACGGATCCCCGGCGTCGCGGTGGCCGGCAAGACCGGGACCGCACAGGTCGCCGAGGGCGTGCCCGACCACAACTGGTTCATCGGCTTCGCCCCCGCCGACGACCCGCAGATCGCCGTCGCGGTGTTCGTGGCGAACGGCGGGGGTACCGGCGGGGACACGTCCGCGCCGATCGCCCGCGACGTGATGCAGGCACATCTCGAGGGTCAGGGGGGCTGA
- a CDS encoding FtsW/RodA/SpoVE family cell cycle protein: protein MGGPTTDPRAAAPGTVPPKRRNTELALLGFAVLITLAAQCIVDITVTGSLRADLFTFGGWFTALWVVVHLVVRRFAPYADPLLLPAVAVLTGLGLTMIHRLDLAGLQDGEATREDAPVQLLWATVGVALFVGVVVVLRDHRLLSRFAYTLGLVGLVLLALPAVLPASISEVYGAKIWIRVAGFSIQPGEFAKICLIVFFAAYLVDKRDVLALASRRVMGLELPRGRDLGPVLAVWVVSILVLVFERDLGSSLLLFGIFVVMLYVATERASWLLIGVGLFAGGAFLAYQVFGHVQVRVDTWLDPFAYRDEGGYQLVQSLFGLGTGGLFGAGLGGGRPDQVPVAKSDFIASAIGEELGLFGLVAVIVIYLVLVERGLRTSLIVRDAFGKLLAGGLSFAVAWQLFVVLGGVTGLLPLTGLTTPFVAYGGSSLVANFGLVAVLVRISDAARRPATPPTPPKAAFGEAPTEVVSR from the coding sequence ATGGGCGGCCCCACGACCGACCCGCGCGCCGCCGCGCCGGGGACGGTCCCGCCCAAGCGGCGCAACACCGAGCTGGCCCTGCTGGGCTTCGCGGTCCTCATCACGCTCGCGGCGCAGTGCATCGTCGACATCACGGTCACCGGGTCGCTGCGCGCCGACCTGTTCACCTTCGGCGGCTGGTTCACCGCGCTGTGGGTGGTCGTGCACCTCGTCGTCCGCCGGTTCGCCCCCTACGCCGACCCGCTGCTGCTGCCCGCCGTCGCGGTGCTCACCGGCCTCGGGCTGACGATGATCCACCGACTCGACCTGGCCGGCCTGCAGGACGGCGAGGCCACCCGCGAGGACGCCCCCGTGCAGCTGCTGTGGGCCACCGTGGGCGTGGCGCTGTTCGTCGGCGTCGTCGTCGTGCTGCGCGACCACCGGCTGCTGTCCCGCTTCGCCTACACCCTCGGCCTGGTCGGCCTGGTGCTGCTCGCGCTGCCCGCGGTGCTGCCGGCGTCGATCTCGGAGGTCTACGGCGCCAAGATCTGGATCCGGGTGGCCGGCTTCAGCATCCAGCCCGGCGAGTTCGCCAAGATCTGCCTGATCGTCTTCTTCGCCGCCTACCTGGTCGACAAGCGCGACGTGCTGGCGCTGGCCAGCCGCCGGGTCATGGGCCTGGAGCTGCCCCGCGGCCGCGACCTCGGCCCGGTGCTCGCCGTCTGGGTCGTGTCGATCCTCGTCCTGGTCTTCGAGCGCGACCTGGGCAGCTCGCTGCTGCTGTTCGGGATCTTCGTGGTGATGCTCTACGTGGCGACCGAGCGGGCGAGCTGGCTGCTCATCGGCGTGGGCCTGTTCGCCGGCGGCGCGTTCCTCGCCTACCAGGTCTTCGGCCACGTGCAGGTGCGCGTGGACACCTGGCTGGACCCCTTCGCCTACCGCGACGAGGGCGGCTACCAGCTGGTCCAGTCGCTGTTCGGGCTGGGCACCGGTGGGCTGTTCGGCGCCGGTCTCGGCGGTGGCCGCCCCGACCAGGTGCCGGTGGCCAAGAGCGACTTCATCGCCTCGGCGATCGGTGAGGAGCTCGGCCTGTTCGGGCTGGTCGCCGTCATCGTCATCTACCTGGTGCTGGTCGAGCGCGGCCTGCGCACGTCGCTGATCGTCCGCGACGCCTTCGGCAAGCTGCTCGCCGGCGGCCTGTCCTTCGCCGTCGCCTGGCAGCTGTTCGTCGTCCTCGGCGGCGTCACCGGCCTGCTGCCGCTCACCGGCCTGACGACGCCGTTCGTCGCCTACGGCGGGTCCTCCCTGGTCGCGAACTTCGGGCTGGTCGCCGTCCTGGTGCGGATCAGCGACGCCGCGCGCCGGCCGGCCACGCCGCCCACCCCGCCCAAGGCGGCCTTCGGCGAGGCGCCCACCGAGGTGGTGTCCCGGTGA
- a CDS encoding PP2C family protein-serine/threonine phosphatase: MSLALRYAARSDRGLVRGNNQDSVYAGPRLLAVADGMGGHAAGDVASKVVIAALEHLDEDAPSGDMLQALREAVFDGSEHLREVIRESPQLEGMGTTLTAVLFAGGRLALCHVGDSRAYLLRDGVFTQITHDDTFVQTLIDDGRITPEEANHHPQRSLLLRALNGQDVDPDLSMREARAGDRYLLCSDGLSGVVSEETLAEALKDPDPQSTADRLVELALRSGGPDNITVIVADVVEDSGSGFSMEPVVDGAAGDNRGQREVDPRSAAGRAALADPPPTPPPPPTSTSTAAAPPDRRRPRRRLFVAGGVVLLLVVGGIATWLWVLTHWFVGVAVADGGDRVAVYRGFNTDLLGLDLYRVDDVTDIDLDDLSSYDRNNVRQGIEAGDADDAQRIVDDLHDATLPACETKPSTPSSDAPPSAETSLPPLPDGTLPAPDTGAVPPDAGTDSSTGAAPTSVSPTSSPEPGVDCREAE, from the coding sequence ATGAGTCTCGCGCTGCGCTACGCCGCCCGTTCCGACCGCGGTCTCGTCCGCGGCAACAACCAGGACTCGGTCTACGCCGGGCCGCGGCTGCTCGCCGTCGCCGACGGCATGGGCGGGCACGCGGCGGGCGACGTCGCCAGCAAGGTCGTGATCGCGGCGCTGGAGCACCTCGACGAGGACGCGCCGAGCGGCGACATGCTGCAGGCGCTGCGCGAGGCGGTCTTCGACGGCAGCGAGCACCTGCGCGAGGTCATCCGCGAGTCCCCCCAGCTCGAGGGCATGGGCACCACGCTCACCGCCGTCCTCTTCGCCGGCGGCCGGCTCGCGCTGTGCCACGTCGGCGACTCCCGCGCCTACCTGCTGCGCGACGGCGTGTTCACCCAGATCACCCACGACGACACGTTCGTGCAGACCCTCATCGACGACGGGCGGATCACGCCCGAGGAGGCCAACCACCACCCGCAGCGCTCGCTGCTGCTGCGGGCGCTCAACGGCCAGGACGTCGACCCCGACCTGTCGATGCGCGAGGCCCGCGCCGGCGACCGCTACCTGCTGTGCTCCGACGGCCTGTCCGGCGTGGTCAGCGAGGAGACGCTGGCCGAGGCGCTCAAGGACCCCGACCCGCAGTCGACCGCCGACCGGCTCGTCGAGCTGGCGCTGCGCAGCGGCGGCCCGGACAACATCACCGTGATCGTCGCCGACGTCGTCGAGGACTCCGGCAGCGGCTTCTCGATGGAGCCGGTGGTCGACGGCGCGGCCGGGGACAACCGCGGTCAGCGCGAGGTGGACCCCCGCTCGGCGGCCGGCCGCGCCGCGCTCGCCGACCCGCCGCCGACTCCCCCACCACCACCGACCAGCACCTCCACGGCAGCCGCTCCCCCCGACCGCCGCCGCCCTCGGCGGCGGCTGTTCGTCGCTGGGGGGGTGGTGCTGCTGCTCGTGGTCGGCGGGATCGCCACCTGGCTGTGGGTGCTCACCCACTGGTTCGTCGGGGTCGCGGTCGCCGACGGCGGCGACCGGGTCGCGGTCTACCGCGGCTTCAACACCGACCTGCTCGGCCTGGACCTCTACCGCGTCGACGACGTCACCGACATCGACCTCGACGACCTGAGCTCCTACGACCGGAACAACGTGCGGCAGGGCATCGAGGCCGGCGACGCCGACGACGCGCAGCGCATCGTCGACGACCTGCACGACGCCACCCTGCCCGCCTGCGAGACCAAGCCGTCCACCCCGTCGTCCGACGCTCCCCCGTCGGCCGAGACCTCGCTGCCGCCGCTCCCTGACGGCACGCTGCCCGCCCCGGACACCGGGGCCGTGCCCCCGGACGCGGGGACGGACAGCAGCACCGGGGCCGCGCCGACGTCGGTGTCCCCGACCTCGTCGCCCGAGCCGGGAGTGGACTGCCGGGAGGCGGAGTGA
- a CDS encoding FHA domain-containing protein FhaB/FipA: MTAEIVLQVFRFGFLLLLWLFIFAAFRVVRADLFGGRTGRVASVPPRAAVPGRKRGRGPRTLVVTAGPLTGTKITLGEQPILIGRADDSTLVLTDDFASSRHARLTNRGGQWYVEDLGSTNGTYLDQQRVQGPLLVAPGQPIRIGQTALELRS; the protein is encoded by the coding sequence GTGACCGCCGAGATCGTCCTGCAGGTCTTCCGCTTCGGGTTCCTGCTGCTGCTGTGGCTGTTCATCTTCGCCGCGTTCCGCGTCGTCCGCGCCGACCTGTTCGGCGGCCGGACCGGACGGGTGGCCTCGGTGCCGCCACGCGCCGCCGTGCCGGGCCGCAAGCGCGGCCGCGGTCCGCGCACCCTGGTGGTGACCGCCGGCCCGTTGACCGGTACGAAGATCACCCTGGGCGAGCAGCCGATCCTCATCGGCCGCGCCGACGACTCGACGCTCGTCCTCACCGACGACTTCGCCAGCTCCCGGCACGCGCGGCTGACCAACCGGGGCGGGCAGTGGTACGTCGAGGACCTCGGCTCGACCAACGGCACCTACCTCGACCAGCAGCGGGTCCAGGGTCCGCTGCTCGTGGCTCCCGGCCAGCCGATCCGCATCGGCCAGACCGCCCTGGAGCTGCGCTCATGA
- a CDS encoding FhaA domain-containing protein yields the protein MGVLQRFERRLEGMVGFAFARIFKGKVHPAEIAKALQREADEQRSVLGEGRVLAPNVYDVRLGPTDYDNLAEWSGQLASELADMVSEHIDAEGWQVFGQVQVRLERTEDLPTGVFEVSSHVADPARPGSRADAVAVPPAPPVHGSGAIPPLPPLPGRVATDTGRQHPSVVGRAGAKPGLTHVLVVDGPGTRHELTTGRNVIGRGTDADIRLPDTGVSRKHVDVVLDNGTAVVEDLGSTNGTLVNGRRVTRQALSDGDVIRIGHSVLVYRQDGT from the coding sequence GTGGGCGTGCTGCAGCGCTTCGAGCGACGGCTCGAGGGCATGGTCGGTTTCGCCTTCGCCCGCATCTTCAAGGGCAAGGTCCATCCTGCCGAGATCGCCAAGGCGCTGCAGCGGGAGGCCGACGAGCAGCGCTCGGTCCTGGGCGAGGGGCGGGTGCTGGCCCCCAACGTCTACGACGTCCGGCTGGGCCCCACCGACTACGACAACCTCGCCGAGTGGTCCGGCCAGCTGGCCTCCGAGCTCGCCGACATGGTCTCCGAGCACATCGACGCCGAGGGCTGGCAGGTCTTCGGGCAGGTGCAGGTCCGCCTCGAGCGCACCGAGGACCTCCCCACCGGCGTCTTCGAGGTCAGCTCGCACGTCGCCGACCCGGCGCGCCCCGGGTCGCGGGCCGACGCCGTCGCCGTCCCCCCGGCACCGCCGGTGCACGGCTCGGGCGCGATCCCGCCGCTGCCGCCGCTGCCGGGCCGGGTGGCCACCGACACCGGGCGGCAGCACCCGTCGGTCGTCGGCCGCGCCGGCGCGAAGCCCGGCCTGACGCACGTGCTGGTCGTCGACGGCCCGGGCACCCGCCACGAGCTCACCACCGGCCGCAACGTGATCGGCCGCGGCACCGACGCCGACATCCGGCTGCCCGACACCGGCGTCAGCCGCAAGCACGTCGACGTCGTCCTGGACAACGGCACCGCCGTCGTGGAGGACCTCGGCTCGACCAACGGCACCCTCGTCAACGGCCGCCGGGTGACCCGCCAGGCGCTGTCGGACGGCGACGTCATCCGCATCGGGCACTCGGTGCTGGTGTACCGGCAGGACGGCACGTGA